The nucleotide window GCTTGTATGCTTTTTGCACCTTAGTTTGGGCTGACCATGTTAGCCATTTTAAATGCAGTAGGTTAGAAGTTAGCAATACAATTCTAGCATGTAATCTAGACTATTGGTAGTGcctaacagtggaaacagtgattttCAGATTACAGTCAAGTGTTGTGAGGGTAGCCATCCCAAGAGCAGGTAATGAGTCCCTTCTTTTTAAGGGGTGAGTCCGATTAGATTATCAGCAAGAAATGTAGGCATGTCTCCTAAAGTCATGCTTAAATTGAGCATTTTTAGTTTGTTGAGTTTTTATAGTACTTTTGTGTGAAaattttgtcctttcttcctaGGACTTATTAAATTGGTTTCAAAGCACAGAGCTCAAGTGATTTACACCAGAAACACCAAGGGTGGAGATGCCCCAGCTGCTGGTGAAGATGCATGAACAGGTGAGCTGGTGAAGATTCGTGAACCTGGGGCTCCTATACGAAGTACACATCCCCTTCACAAGGGTCTGTCATtctgatttgattttctttttttaaacaggtcccaccagctgtacattttgaaaaataaaactttattacatcaAATAAGTGGGTTTGTCTGGTTCCTAAGAAAGGTAGTTATAGGATAATAGCATATAACAGATTTGTTGCCTTGGCTTTGAACTTTATGGTGGTTGGAAATACATCAGGAAGCCATTAGCGTTTTTCCTTTATGTGACTGCTGTTTGTTTCTTGCTGCAGCTTCAGTTTTGAATTGAtgcctgaaaagaaatgaaaggttaGCAGCACAAAGAGTGAAATCTCCACATGGGGGGAGCAGGTTGAGGTCCTGACACTGGGCTGGTACCTGGATTGCCAGCGGCGTCCATTATTCCAGACCCGGCCAAAAGAGGGCAGCCAGCCGGCACTGGTGCTGGAGCTGTGGTCAAAGTTGGCCCCAACTCTGTCTGGTGGGAGTTTCTTcagtttctgtttttcctctacAATGAGCAGTTTTATTTGAGTAGGAAGACTTACAGAGTAGGAAGCCTCCATCACCATTCCTGTATTAACTTACTTTCTTTAAGAAACTCTTCATAGGAGGGTCCTATTTGTTGGTTCCCAGAGCTACAGTCCTCATCTTGGACCATCCAGGGAGGTGTGGCACCTGGAAAAGGAAGACCTTTTaagcagaaatgaaaacacttGAGTTATGGACCATGGGAATTAGAGGGGCTTCagcttattggagaaggaaatggcaacccactcgtgttcttgcctggagaatcccagggacgggggagcctggtgggctgccatctcgggtcgcacagagtcagacacgactgaagcaactgagcagcagcagcaagcttattGGAGGCATGACATAAACAAACCACACATTTAAAGTGTAGAATTTGAAATGTTTGGGGTAAAATCACACCGGGTATCCTTGTGcccctttaaattattttttagcaCACCTCCTTTATACCCCTTTCCCAggcccaggcaaccactgatgtgTGTTCTGTTGCTATAGATTAGTTTGCCTCTTCTATAATTTTgcataaatggaatataatgtgCACTCTTGTCTACCTTTTAGCAGTTATTCTGAGATTGTGTGTTGCAGGTATCAGTCATTCCTTCCTTGTTGAGTATCCTTTGAATTGTTCAGATTTGTTGGGGCACATTTagattttttcaacttttaaagaaactgctaAACTCTTCCCAAGTAGTTatgccattttgcattctcatcaGCAGTCTATGAGAGTTCTGCTGctcggttgcttcagtcgtgtctgactctgtgcgaccccagagacggcagcccaccaggctcccccgtccctgggattctccaagcaagaacactggagtgggttgccatttccttctccaatgcatgaaagtgaaagtgaagtcgctcaggtgtgtctgactcatcgaaaccccatggactgcagcctaccaggctcctccatccatgggattttccaggcaagagtactggagtggggtgccattgccttctctgaagagttctgcatacatacatttttttttttttgctgtgtgacATGGTCAACTCATTCcttgtccagggatcaaacccacaccccgtGCATTGAGTGCAGACCCTTAACCACTGAAGCACCAGATAAGTCCATAGTTATAGCTGTTTTGATGACCAACTTTTTATATGCCTTTATTGAGTTTTGTGCTATGCTTAAGTtgcttgagttgtgtctgactctggactgtagcccactgggctcctctgtccctggggttttccaggcaagaatactggagtgagctgccatgacccttgcaggggatcttcccaacccagggatcaaacccatccctcttcagtctcctgccctggcacacaggttctttaccagtagtgccgcctgggaagcctgctgaGTTTTGAGAGGTCTTCATATATTGAAGATACAGGTTCTTCAtcagatgcttttctttttttgaaaaacatgTTTATTAAGCTAAAGTTTTGCAGTGTTTTTCaggcaaaatattttttcccttagtTGAAACACAAAGAGGCTGTCTGGCTGTGGCAGGTCTAATGCTATGGTGGGCATTATGTAAGGCACAGAGACTCTGACCCTCAACTGCAAGTAATTTCAGATAttaaatacagttccctgtgctatacagtaggaccctaTTTAGTTGATACCCTTATTTTGTCTCCACAACTGCATGCATTCTTGCTATAAAAGAATTATAGTTCTTGTTTctctttaatataaaaatattaagtattattttaagaaatacagaGGTTGAACAAAAACCCATCTAAGAATTACCATGTCCCAACATTTACTAACTTTAAAACACCTTAAATATGAAAGTAAGAAAATCTGGTAAACAGGTAAACGTATGTTTGTTACTTTTCTGAGTTAGATGCATTTGACATATGTGTCGGGTACCCTCCTACCAGTCAAAGACCTacaactcaaaaagaaaaacctcttaCAGTTTGAGAAACATTGCCATGGGCCTTACCTGAGTGTATGTTACCGATTCCTGGTGTATCCTGTAGTGGAAAATGGGGGGAAAATTATAAGAAAGCCAAGAGATGATAAGGATACTCAGCCTAGAGGAAgaaattgtacaggaggtggaTGGAACCACTGCCACAATGCTGATGCTGCGCTGGGTTTATGTTAAACCTCACAGAGCATAGGAAATCACTGAAGGACAGTCTCGTCCCCACCAGACTCAAGGGCTCAGGCTGGAGATGTCCCAAAATAAAGTGCTACTACATGGTAGGTAAACAAAACCCCTTCCTCACAGAGCGTACATATTACTGGGGAAGAGAACTAAGTATGAATTACACAAATTACATTCACAGCTTTTTACATGGTATGACATACATTTATAAGTTTTCCATGAAAAAGTGACAGCTGAAGGGGAAGGTATGGGTAagtagaggagggaaggaagacatGTCATTTAAGACAGTGGGAGGGAAgttaaaagggaggggacatagttATGGCTGACTCACAATGTATGGCAggaattgtaaagcaattatcccccagtttaaaaaaaatagcaaatagaTGTTCAAAAGTAAAGAGCATAGCAGGAGGCTGGAGGATAGGATGTAAGATAGCAGGTGATGAGGTTATTTCTCGTGTTTGGCACAAGATTGCAGGAGGAGTAGAGATTGTTCCAAGGTGAAATAGAGGCCAAATTCAGGAGACAaggcatacacactgagcaaATCAGAGAGATGAAAAAAAGGAGGTGGGCATACTCATTGAGGGAATGTGAGAGATGAAAAAAAGGTGATAATCTGTCTACAGTTACTAGAAAGGAGTGGTGGGGGTTAGGTGCCTGTGGGTATCTGTAAGTGTCCCTGTGTTGAGCTGGAACTGGATTCTGCACGGGATGATTTGGGAGTTGGCGCTCCTATGTGACAGTGGGGGTCGTGTGGATACCATGGAGGCTGAGGAATGAGCACATGATGCTGTGGAACAGGGCAGCAagagggaaaagcctgcaaacaCAGGAATGGtcagaatacacagaaaagccaggggaggggtggctggggttaaaaaaaaaaaaggggggggagaTGGGTGTCCTGGAACCGAGGGGGTATTAGCCCTTTCCCATTGTACCTGATGGCCAATGAATGTCAGAGGCTGTCCTGTCTCCATCCAGTCAAGCTCTGGGGCTGGAGGCAGGTCCAAGTATGAGGGCTGCTGTGAGGTGGAGGCTACTTGGCTGAAAAAGACAAACCGGAGCCAGGCTGGCAGACAAGGTCCTTTAGCCATGAGGACAGCAAGAATGAGATTTGTTTCCCTGTCCTGATCACAGTTACAGAACGTTCTAAGAGGTATCAGAATGTCCAATAAGAGGTTTCCTAACAGTCTTTTACCTGTTTGTCCCTTTCCGGCTTCCAGGTGCTGAAGAGCCCTCTTCTGGGTCTGGCACTGTCTGAGGCTGAGTTTgattcaggaaaaataaatgtgtctAGAATGCTTAAGAATTTGCCTAGGCCATGCTCCCCACCTCCATAAGTAAACAAATTGAGGATACTGCCCCATCTGgcaacctccctccctcccagccatGCCCACATTTTCTCCACTGATAAGGCCTGCCCCCTGGTGGGCAGGGAAGGGAATTCAAGACAAGCAGATGGAGTCCATGAATTTTTCATCAGAAGAGCTGGTAGGTTGAAATGCTGGACCTGGGAGAACCAGGAATCAGTGGATTTGGATACTGCTCTGGCTCCTCCGAGGGAAACCAACCTCTAAGACAGACCGAACCATCTCCTGCCGGCTTTGCTCCACCTCTCGGATCtgagctgccatctgtgggaGAGGGGTGACTTAGGCAGGTACCAGAAGGTGGGGCTGGGTCCTTCAGAGGCCTTTCCTTTAACTCACCTCTTTAATCACTTCATCTTCTTTTTCCTCATAGGAATCCAGACTTTTCACCATGGATTTCTTGAATCTAAAAAGGAAAGGGGCAAGTCACCCCAGAATCCCAGTCCCTGCCAGTTGTGAAAAGATCCTCAGTAGATCCTTTTTCTCTGGATTCTGAATAGTGTCAGGCTCCCAGAAACCAAATCTCAGTAGTACAATGAACACCCATGTACCTCTCACCCAGATTCACTGTTAACATTCTGCCATACTGGCTCtagttctcttttcctttctcccaagAACATGAGACTTAATTCTAAATTTTTCAGTATGCATTTCCTGGGAAAAGGAACAGCCTATGAAACCATTAccatacttaaaaaaatcaattagccTTTCTGATGTCCAAATTGTCCCATATCTGGCACAATATATTTGCAGTAGTTTTTATCCTATAATACACACAAAAGTATCTGAATAATATCAGTACTACTATCAACAAGACTACTAAGCAAAGCTCAAGATTTCTTTGCAGTTCTTTAGTCCTTGGaaaatagatttttgttttcaaatgttacttgaattctgggcttccctggtggtccagtggttaagaatccatcttgtaatgcaggagacaccagttcaatccctggtcctggaagatcccatatgaTGCGAGCCAACTAAGCTCGTgccctgcaactactgaaccagCACTGTGGAGCCTGTAAGCTGCAACAAGAGAGTACCCCccactccacaactagagaaagcacacactcagcaaccaagacccagagcagccaaaaaaaaaattttttttaaagatgttactTAAATTCTTATTCTTTTGTCATTGTTATCAATTTAAGTTATATGATGATTTGTCTTTGCctaattttaatatgtaaaacatttatataGGGGAATGGCTCTACCATGGTGCCCTGGCAATCCTTACAGGCAAAGCCTTGAACTGCAGCTTGTCAAAGTCTTGGCAGAAGGTCTGCATGATCCTCCCGGAACACAAGAGGACAGGAGGTCTGAAAGGAACTGCTAGGAAGCCATCTCCCATTCGTCTCATTGCTCACAGGAGGCCATTACGAAACAGCTTTTCATTAACTCCCAGTTCTGATGGTGTATGGGGCTTTCTGCTCTCAGATTAGAGCTGCAGATATAAACCCTGGAGCTGCAGTCTAGTCTTGGCTCCCCAACAACAGTATCCCACAGTTCATGCTACAGTCACCCAGCCCTATTTGTATCACTATGGTTCTTTTTGGGGTGTGGGACAACCTGGGAAGCTGGCACTCTGGGCTTACTCTTTTCACTGCCTATGTAAATAATAAGCTGCCTGAATCTAAAAGTGGCTCATCTGTATCTTTACGGGTCAAATTAGTCAAGCCTGGCCTGGCCCTGTCTTGTGTGAGCTTGAAATTTatacagtttaaaaatcaaaactatatttaaataaaaagttcagaGAGTCCATCCATATAATTCTCAATTATAACCTTTCTGCTAACTACCCTTTATTCATCCACCAAAAATTCTATAGAGCTGGGTCAGGCTGTGACAAGTAAGtggcctgtttctttttttaatttttaaaaaattttgatgtggaccacttttttttaaagtctttaatttgttacaatattgtttctgttttggccgcaaagcatgtgagatcttagctcccaaccagggatcgatgggaaccccctgcattggaatgcagtcttaaccactgaaccaccaggggcgtccctggcctcagtttcttatCTCCTCCCGGTCTGAACAGGGAAGACAAGGTGATGGCATTTAAGTACTTCTTAATTCCTCATTATTCTCCGCTCTGAGTAGAAAGGAATGATAAACACTATGTATTTTCTTAACTCTGGCTTTGGGATCCCCTTGGGTTCCACTCTCCATAATCTCAATACAGTCCCAATTAAAGAGGTGATGTGAGGCTGCATGAGTCCTCTTTGTGAGGCAGTCACAACTCACCCCCTCTGTGCTGCCAAGCTTCCTACACTCCAGGTAGTTGGGGCCTTCCAAGGCCAGTTAAAACTATTAAAAGTGGGTACTGGTTGAGCATCAGATTTTTGCACTCTATaaaaagcatcttttatttctaaagaaaCTTAGTAGTCTGTCACATATTTAAATAGTTGACTGTGGTCAGCTTTTATTATATACTTCTCTATTTGCtagagaagagaagacagaagtcgctcagtcgtgtccgactctttgcgatcccatggactgtagcccaccaggctcctcagtccatgggattttctaggcatgaatactggagtgggttgccatttccttctccaggggatcttcccgacccagggatcaaacccgggtctcccgcattgtaggcagacgctttgccatccaagctaccagggaagcctctcttaCTTGCTAAATACATTGTAAATCCCACCCCACCAACTAGATTATAAACCTTTCAAGGACTTTGTCATATTTCATTTGTGTTCAACATGGTGCCTAGAATAATGAGTGCTACAAAGACAATGGACACTAATGAAGTCCTTTCTAAAGTGTCCAATTAGTAGAGGAAGCTCCTGACACAGATGCAAAGAATCCACACTCTGCTACCTCATCATGTGAAGGAATGACTTACCGTGCAAAGTCCTGGGGGGAGATCAAAAACTTCTCTTTCATCTGGAACTCAGCCTTGTTTTCCCACCAGAATTTGTTGGTTGCTTTCTTGTGCTCTGGACTGAGAATGGAAAGGACAAGTAATCTCAATGATAGATTACAGAATATTACATGGCATTTGATAAATAATGCAAACTGACACCTGGGTCTCCGGGCAAGGCTGAGAGAATACTAACAGTAGTTTCCTCAAGATCTCCAGTTTCCCCCTTCCAATAAAAATGTGACAATCTGACAGGAAGTGATGGGAAGAAACCTTGATTGAGCCAGTTGTCCAGTCAAGGCCACCCCAGCACTGGGACCACTGGGACCATAAGGCCGCTACCCCTCGGGTTGGCCATGCCTACCAGATGACTGAATCATCCAATCTGATCAAATCACAAAAACGTTCTTCCTCTCACCCACCCTAGAGCCTCCCTCCATTCATTTATAGATTAACATAAACAATACTGTATGCGGTTCCGGCCGGCGCTTACCTGGCCAGATGCCCCAGCAGCCCCCCGTGCAGAACGGTCAGGTTTCCATGGCTCAGGTGTTTCCGCACCTCACAGCCGCAGCACAGGCACCAGCACCATCGCTCGTGCTCGGGCACGTAACGCTCCACCTGAGCGGCGCGGACGGCCTTGCGGGCGGCCTCCACCTGCGGCGGAGAGGATGCCAAGGCGCACAGGCTAAGTAGGACGCCGGCAGGATCCGCAGATCCCACCCCTCGGGCCTTCACAGCCGCGCCCGCAGCCCCGCCCCAGGCCGTCCATGGTCCCCTCCAGCCTCCCGTCCGTACCTGCGGCAGGAGCCGCTCCAAAGCCACCTTCAGCTGCCGCTGGTGCTTGCGACTGTAGACGTGCCCGCGACCGCAGAAGAAAGTCTGGCGGCAAAGAGGACAACGCTGCGCCGGCGCCATCTGCCTAGGACTGGGAAGCCGCGACGCAAAGCTTCTCCTTCGCGGCCCCGTGACCTCTGACCTCTGGGGGCGGGAGAACTCCGAGGCCCCGCGGCCCCCAGCGGCTGGTAGGCGCCACTGCAAGTCCTTTCGCTGCTGCGCACGTTTTTCTCCCGGCTCCTCCCTGTGCGCAAACCCAACCAGTCACGAGCATTGCCAAATGCTGTCTGGCTGGGAAAGGTGAAAGGAAAGAGCGCCTGCAATAGTTAAGGGAGACCCCAAACGTATCGGGAACACTGACAAGGACCCGTACAATGTAACAAATCGTAACTCGTGTTTATAGGGTGCTCAGTATGTGTCCAGAACTTGACACGTACTCTGTGATCACTATAACTCTATGTGCGTGCGTGCtgaagtagcttcagtcgtgtccgacttttgtgatcccaaggagtgtagcccaccaggctcctctgtccatggaatttcccaggcaagaaaactggcgtgggttaccattcccttctccagggtatcttcctgacacaggggtcgaacccgggtcttcctcattgccggcagattctttacctcttggTGACCTCTTTACCACAGTGACCTCTTGGGAGCACAAGGCGGATGGCCTAATCTCAGACCTAGTCACTCACACCCATGCCCCGACAGGGGCGATCTGAATGCTGCCCCTGTAAAGCTGTAAAGGGAAAGCTATAAGGGGTTCAGAATCATTGCTGACATCTTTAATCTATAAACGTGCTAAACTAGTGGAACTTTATTCTTTACAAGCCACTCACTTCTCCTAGAGTCAACAGCCTTCCTGTCTGTCTAGCTCCCTTAAGAACTCATAGGGTTGAAATCCCCAGACTGTGATTGTGATCTGCACCCTAGAGCTCCCTCCAAAATATCTGGGGCCTGGCCCAGACTCTACTTGTAGGACTTGCAAACAGAGCTGTCACAGGGTCTGCAGCTTCCCTGACTGTGTGTTACCTGTACTGGTGCATTAACCTGGATGGGTTACAATGTCTGAGTGTATACAGTCAACCCTACATAATTCAGACCCAGGAAGTAGGCAGACTCCCCTTCAGAGCTTGACTTCCTGTTGGAGCTTCCCCTTAGACTCAGGCCTTCACTAGATGTGATCCATTTTGGTGACCCTTGCTGTTCTTAATTCCTTGACTTCTCATCACTCCCCTGGCAGGGGTGATCCCGGACTTTTTTCACCAAAAACTGCACCTTCTCTGACTTCAAACTCTGAAGTTCTTCTCTGACCACCATCTTCCATCCTCCCTTGTGGCGCTACCTTCCAGCTAGTCTTTAACTGCAGGAATGAATATAAGCACTCTTATCCATTCACTGAGAAAATTATTCAGCATTTGCTAGCTGCTAAATACTTTGCttgtttaaagattttaaaatctttaaagtgTGGCCTCCAggtcagcagcatcagcatctgggaacttgttagaaatgcaaaggCTTGGGCCCCACCCAAGACCTACTTAATTGGAAACTCTGGAGTAGGGCCCAGCAATCTGTGGTTTAATGAGCccttcaggtgattctaatgccCAGTCAAGAATTGCTGGTCTAGGACTTCCTTGATgatacagtggataggaatctgcctgccattgcaggggacatgggtttgatccctggtctggaagattccatatgccttggagcaactaagccggtgtgtcacaagtactgagcccacgtgccaagAGCCGGTGCTCCGCAGCAAAagcagccactgcagtgagaagcccatgtaccacaactgcgGAGTAGCcccgctcactgcagctagaggtCTGCATGCAGCAAgaaagatccagcacaaccaaaaataaataataataaacaataaaaacctatctctgttaaaaaaacaacaacaaaagaatcaCTGGTCTAGGTCTTAGGTCCTCTTGGCTTTGCTTTACCCACTGGAACCCAGAAATATTTTCACCACACTCTCATGGCAACCTATCACTTCTCTTGACTTACCAATACCTCTCATTCTGTCACACCCCAACCATCAAACCAGCTATCTCATCTGTCTCCATCATTTGTTCCAAAACTGCATTAGGTAGTCTACACCGTCTGCTTCAAATTCTAACTTCTCAGCCCTCTGCAGTTTGGCTTTTGAAACTGTTTCCCTAAAGTCCTCCACCACTATTTATTGGGCTGCCATTTGAACTAGATTGTGTGAAATGGAACTCACTGTCTTCCTCCTCAGATCATTCCGTTTTCATCCTCCCAGGAAATAATACCACCAAGTTAAAGCCTGGAGTTCTGGAGTGAGTTATCTTTGACACTCCTTTAGTCCCCACATCCACCCTGCACAAGTTGTCTTATTGGATTTCTGAGATGTTTAAAATCTGTTCTCCACCTTTTACACTCACAGAGCACACTTTATTtcaattcccttcctttcttgttTTGATTCATGTAAAATCTTTCTGTCTGGTTCCCAAGTGTCTGGTGTACTTCACCTCCATTTATCCTCCAGACTCTGAAGGTAGTCTCTAAAATTACTTTCCTGATTAATTTTATGTCTAAATTGCCTTCAGGAAGTATCTAAGTTTTGCAGCAAAAATTTTACACTAAGTTTCCTAACCTCCTTCTCAGTCTTATACCCCACactcctctccccttctccaggcaatattCCTCCAGTTCCACAGCTTCTCTGCACTTTAGCATCTCCAGCCCTTGGTTCCCCAGCCTAGAATTTACTTCTTTCCAGCTCTGCCTGACAAATTCTATTACATATAATAGAACTATGAAACTGCTGTGAAATATGAACTAGAATGGAATTTCCGTAAGGCTGGTGATTTTGTCCGGAACACAGTAATATCTCAGTCTATTCATAAACTCTTGGATCAATtcatgattgaatgaatgaaatgtcaCCCCTTTTGTGAAGCCTACCAGAGTGGATCCTGCAGGATTAATTTTTCAATTCCAAGATCCTTTGCTCATCTTGTTGTCATTTTGTTCAATAGTCAGTTGAAAATCTAACAGTTGAAAGATCAAGTGTAGGGACTGTGTCTTGGTTGTGCCTGACTTGGTAGAACTAGCAGAAAGGGTCTTCAGTGCATGTTTGTCAAATTAAGTTAAAATCATCAAAACTCCAGGAACACTTGTGTTGACATGCCCATGGGGTGGTAATCTGTGCTGGGAAGAGCCTCAGAAACATGCAGCTAACAGCCTCCTAATTATGTTGCAGAAAGAGGGACCTattccagggcctgagagtggcCTCTTTACTCACATTCAGAAATGAACTGTCCAAGGAAatacacgtgctgacaaagcaagagaccttATTGGGAAGGGACAgctgggcagagagcaggagggaagggaaTCCAGAACTACTCTGCCGCCTGGCTCACAGTCCAGGGTTTTATGGTgctagtgctaagttgcttcattcctGTACAACTCTTCGCTACTCTGTagcaatggactgtagcctgccaggttcctctgtccgtgggattctccaggcaaaaatactggagtgggttgctatgccctcctccagaggatcttcctgacccagggattgaatccacatctcttaagtctcccgcattggcaggtgggttttttttttttttttttaccactagcacttaTGGTCATAGAATtaatttccaggttgtctctggccagtcatcttgcttggCCCGTATTTGATCTCAGGGTCCTTTCTAGTGGCCCATGCATCTCTCAGCCAACATGGATTCCAGTGTGAAGGATTATGGGAGGTTGGTAGGATAATATTATggcatctcctctctccttttggccCCTCCCAAACTCTCCCAGTTTTTGGTGGCAGCACCATGTTCCTTACTGGGACCTCCTGTTGTGAGATAACTTAAGCAAGTGGTCATCATTGTGCCTGGCCaaggtgggcagtttcagtcaatACTTCCCTAACAATTAATAGTATCAAACTACAAAGCAGCCTAGTGGATacgtttattttaaaattctaaaaattaaaaaaaaaaaaaaaaactgtaccaaGGTTGTAAATAAAAAAGATTGGCCTCCATCTCTTTGTTACAGTCCCCAAAGATGACTATTACTGTTCAATATCTATTTTCTTCAAGGCACTTTCTGCTTCAACAacatatgtgtatctatataAACATAGTTTCTGTCACATTTGGAATCATATCGAACATACTcttctgctgtttgtttttttcacccTAAAAATGCATTGTGGATATCTTTCTACATCAGTACATTGAGTGTGATTTAAATACTGTCTATATATCCTTCAGTCAAATGTGTTTACATCTTCAGCTTAGGCTTATCTTCTGAACTCCAGACTTACAACAATCATCTTGACATAACCACAG belongs to Bos indicus x Bos taurus breed Angus x Brahman F1 hybrid chromosome 15, Bos_hybrid_MaternalHap_v2.0, whole genome shotgun sequence and includes:
- the CCDC84 gene encoding coiled-coil domain-containing protein 84 isoform X2, with the translated sequence MAPAQRCPLCRQTFFCGRGHVYSRKHQRQLKVALERLLPQVEAARKAVRAAQVERYVPEHERWCWCLCCGCEVRKHLSHGNLTVLHGGLLGHLASPEHKKATNKFWWENKAEFQMKEKFLISPQDFARFKKSMVKSLDSYEEKEDEVIKEMAAQIREVEQSRQEMVRSVLEPQTVPDPEEGSSAPGSRKGTNSQVASTSQQPSYLDLPPAPELDWMETGQPLTFIGHQDTPGIGNIHSGATPPWMVQDEDCSSGNQQIGPSYEEFLKEKEKQKLKKLPPDRVGANFDHSSSTSAGWLPSFGRVWNNGRRWQSRHQFKTEAAARNKQQSHKGKTLMAS
- the CCDC84 gene encoding coiled-coil domain-containing protein 84 isoform X1; the encoded protein is MAPAQRCPLCRQTFFCGRGHVYSRKHQRQLKVALERLLPQVEAARKAVRAAQVERYVPEHERWCWCLCCGCEVRKHLSHGNLTVLHGGLLGHLASPEHKKATNKFWWENKAEFQMKEKFLISPQDFARFKKSMVKSLDSYEEKEDEVIKEMAAQIREVEQSRQEMVRSVLEPQTVPDPEEGSSAPGSRKGTNSQVASTSQQPSYLDLPPAPELDWMETGQPLTFIGHQDTPGIGNIHSEKHLMKNLYLQYMKTSQNSAGFPGGTTGATPPWMVQDEDCSSGNQQIGPSYEEFLKEKEKQKLKKLPPDRVGANFDHSSSTSAGWLPSFGRVWNNGRRWQSRHQFKTEAAARNKQQSHKGKTLMAS